One Alkalidesulfovibrio alkalitolerans DSM 16529 genomic region harbors:
- the tsaD gene encoding tRNA (adenosine(37)-N6)-threonylcarbamoyltransferase complex transferase subunit TsaD yields MPILGIETSCDETGLAVVERGRVLAERLASQADLHSLFGGVVPELASREHQRIIAPLFGALLNDAGLSVRDLNGVAVARGPGLMGSLLVGIGFAKGLCCATGLSLVGVNHLHAHLLAADMEQRIEWPALGLLVSGGHTHLYRMRSPTSFDLIGRTLDDAAGEAFDKAAKICNLPYPGGSHVDALSRGHAPDPKLFPRPYTDNDNLDFSFSGLKTAFGQLVAKRPHLRLARLALDDRDIGARLPGDVREELGMVLASLSLAVAETLTIKTARALDTFSDAKCLVLAGGVAANTMLRENMAALAASRGLALVAPSPRLCTDNAAMIGYAGEIFLASGLRHDLSLDAVPRGRIVPEDWVGGNCPA; encoded by the coding sequence ATGCCGATTCTCGGAATCGAGACCTCCTGCGACGAAACCGGACTGGCAGTTGTGGAACGGGGGAGGGTGCTGGCCGAACGGCTGGCCTCTCAGGCAGACCTGCACTCCCTGTTCGGCGGCGTGGTGCCCGAACTGGCCTCGCGTGAGCATCAGCGCATCATTGCGCCGCTTTTCGGCGCGCTCTTGAACGACGCAGGGCTTTCAGTCCGGGATCTGAATGGCGTCGCGGTGGCGCGCGGGCCTGGCCTCATGGGCAGTCTGCTCGTCGGAATCGGGTTCGCCAAGGGTTTGTGCTGCGCCACTGGCCTGTCGCTCGTCGGCGTGAACCATCTGCACGCCCATCTTCTCGCCGCGGACATGGAGCAGCGTATCGAGTGGCCCGCGCTTGGCCTGCTCGTTTCGGGCGGCCACACCCACCTGTATCGCATGCGTTCGCCCACCTCCTTTGACCTCATTGGCCGGACGCTCGACGACGCGGCCGGCGAGGCGTTCGACAAGGCGGCCAAAATCTGCAACCTGCCCTATCCCGGTGGCAGCCATGTTGATGCCCTGTCCAGGGGGCATGCGCCCGATCCAAAGCTCTTCCCGAGGCCGTATACGGACAACGACAACCTCGATTTCAGCTTCAGCGGACTGAAGACTGCATTCGGCCAGTTGGTTGCCAAGCGCCCGCACCTGAGGCTCGCGCGACTCGCCCTGGACGACCGCGACATCGGAGCCCGGCTGCCTGGAGACGTGCGCGAGGAACTAGGCATGGTCCTCGCCTCGCTCAGCCTGGCAGTGGCCGAGACGCTGACGATCAAGACCGCGCGGGCGCTCGATACCTTTTCGGATGCGAAATGCCTGGTTCTCGCGGGCGGAGTGGCGGCAAACACCATGCTCCGTGAGAACATGGCCGCGCTGGCCGCGTCACGCGGCTTGGCGCTTGTTGCGCCGAGCCCTCGCCTGTGTACTGACAATGCGGCAATGATAGGGTATGCTGGAGAAATATTTCTGGCTTCGGGGTTACGCCACGATTTGTCACTCGATGCAGTGCCTCGAGGCAGGATCGTTCCCGAGGACTGGGTCGGCGGAAACTGCCCTGCGTGA
- the trxA gene encoding thioredoxin, with the protein MAIQVTDSNFEAEVLQCDLPVLVDFWAPWCGPCRALGPVIEELAGEYTGQVKITKMNVDENPNTPSKYGIRAIPTLILFKGGEVLDQVTGAVSKSSIKEMISQKAL; encoded by the coding sequence ATGGCTATTCAGGTGACCGACAGCAACTTCGAGGCCGAAGTGCTGCAGTGCGACCTCCCCGTGCTGGTGGACTTCTGGGCGCCTTGGTGCGGCCCTTGCCGGGCTCTTGGGCCGGTCATCGAGGAACTGGCCGGCGAATACACCGGACAGGTCAAGATCACCAAGATGAACGTTGACGAAAACCCCAACACCCCCAGCAAGTATGGTATCCGCGCCATCCCGACCCTGATCCTTTTCAAGGGCGGCGAGGTTCTGGATCAGGTCACCGGGGCTGTCTCCAAGTCCAGCATCAAGGAAATGATCAGCCAGAAAGCGCTGTAA